DNA from Demetria terragena DSM 11295:
CTGCACGAGCGTGGCTTCCCGACGGCGTACGACCTGATCGTGGTCGTGGGCAATGTGATGATCCTCCTCGCGGACGGGACCGAGCAGTTGGTGCTGCGCCGGTTGCGCGCGTTGCTGGTGCCCGGCGGTCGGATCCTGGTCGGATTTCATACGAACGCGTGGCCAGCGAACTCTCGGACCTATCACCCGGATGACTTTGTTGCCGATGCGCGAGCCGCCGGTTTGGACCTCGAGCAGCGCTTCGCGTCCTACGACCTGCTGCCCTATGTGGCCGGTACCGATTACGTCGTGACGGTGTTGCGGCGAAGCGGTGAATCGGCGTCACCGAGTGGCGCCACCGAAGCGGTCTAGGCCAGGTGGAGGGCACGCGGGGTGCGTGTGACGAACGTGGCCTGTGGGTAATTCGGGCACTTGTCAAACCCGTGTCCAGATGGCTCAAACTTTCTTTTGTGCACAGGGTGTGGATCACGTTGTTGCAGGTCAGAGGCCTGGACGCGGCGGTCGGCGCACGTTATCCACATGGTTGTCCACTGGTCGTCCACAGCGACGCGCGGGGTTGTCCGCATGTTGTCCACAGGGTTATCCACAGACCAATGGGGGTGGGGGCTCGAGGCGTTGGGCGTGTCGCCCTCAGGGCGCCTACCGTCCGTGAAGTCCCGATGCACTGTCAGTGGTCGGTGGTGTGATCGGGGCAGTAATCAGTGGGGCGGGTGATTCCCGTGTGATGTGACGAGGAGGCTGACGCTGGTGTCGATTGCGGAGCTGGAGAACGCGTACGGCCCGCCGCAAGGTGAGCCGCCCTCGGAGGAGCGCGTACCCCCGCAGGACGTCAGCGCTGAGCAGTCGGTGCTCGGTGGCATGTTGCTCTCTAAAGACGCCATTGCCGACTGTGTCGAGGCAGTGCGGGGCACCGATTTCTACCGTCCCGCGCACGAACTCATCTGGGACGCGGTCATTGACCTCTACGGTCGTGGCGAGCCGGCCGACGCGATCACCGTGGCCGATGAACTCTCCAAGCGCGGCAACCTCAGCCGCGCGGGTGGGCAGGCCTATCTCCACCAGCTGATCCAGGGCGTACCGACCGCAGCGAACGCCGGCTACTACGCACAGA
Protein-coding regions in this window:
- a CDS encoding class I SAM-dependent methyltransferase — encoded protein: MPDDSSAAIRPTRWEQAGVGRRGYGEKFAGLIRAGKDVEGEARLADALAPRAATILDAGSGMGRVGAALQRRGHRVIGVDLDEELVAQSRSTYPELPVVQARLDHLAPEVLHERGFPTAYDLIVVVGNVMILLADGTEQLVLRRLRALLVPGGRILVGFHTNAWPANSRTYHPDDFVADARAAGLDLEQRFASYDLLPYVAGTDYVVTVLRRSGESASPSGATEAV